Proteins encoded together in one Amblyomma americanum isolate KBUSLIRL-KWMA chromosome 1, ASM5285725v1, whole genome shotgun sequence window:
- the LOC144123923 gene encoding uncharacterized protein LOC144123923, producing the protein METETDLSMQNISHLIEENGRLKQRLASLEEECSAAKQKAGELGNKHTNHAIITKEVVMQSAKTVKFYTGFVSTAMFTAFLQFVLSAWKPSCATWLDAETQLIMVLMRLRLGLLTQDLSCRFGISNATVSSIFHAWLDVLAANMTKLIIWPSRQTLQANRPAAFQDPFFDGVTGIIDCTEVFIQRPILMTARSQTYSHYKHHNTVKILVVISPSGAITFVSKAWGGRTPDKEITLRSGLLDKVKEGDVFLVDRGFRCGEMFAARGATLLMPSLTKNRAQLPGAEVTTSRKVSSVRIHVERAIQRLKVFRIFQTVLPLNFVKRTGDKNLATIDKVVVVCSALVNLQTPIIKNSQRRSAS; encoded by the coding sequence ATGGAAACAGAAACTGATCTCAGCATGCAGAATATATCCCATCTTATTGAAGAGAATGGCAGGCTTAAGCAGCGTTTGGCCTCTCTGGAGGAAGAGTGTTCAGCAGCTAAGCAAAAGGCTGGTGAACTTGGAAACAAGCATACAAACCATGCTATTATAACCAAAGAAGTGGTAATGCAGTCAGCCAAAACAGTAAAGTTTTACACAGGGTTTGTATCTACAGCCATGTTCACTGCTTTCCTGCAGTTTGTGCTGTCAGCATGGAAGCCGTCATGTGCCACATGGCTTGATGCAGAAACACAACTCATCATGGTACTCATGAGACTTCGTTTGGGTCTCCTTACCCAAGATTTGTCATGCAGATTTGGCATCTCAAATGCCACTGTCAGTTCAATTTTTCATGCATGGCTTGATGTTCTTGCTGCAAACATGACAAAGTTGATAATCTGGCCTTCCCGACAGACACTTCAAGCTAATCGGCCAGCGGCGTTTCAGGACCCTTTTTTTGATGGTGTAACTGGCATCATTGATTGTACTGAAGTATTCATACAAAGGCCGATATTAATGACAGCAAGGAGCCAGACATATTCTCATTACAAACACCATAATACAGTAAAAATACTAGTTGTAATATCACCTTCAGGAGCAATAACTTTCGTATCAAAAGCATGGGGAGGCAGGACGCCTGACAAGGAGATTACTCTACGCAGTGGTCTCCTAGACAAGGTCAAGGAAGGGGATGTTTTTCTTGTTGACCGAGGATTTAGATGCGGTGAGATGTTTGCTGCACGAGGTGCAACACTTCTCATGCCATCACTGACTAAGAATCGTGCCCAGCTACCTGGTGCTGAGGTCACAACGTCTAGGAAAGTCTCTAGCGTGCGCATCCATGTTGAAAGGgccatacaaagattgaaagtttTCAGAATTTTCCAGACTGTGCTGCCTTTGAATTTCGTGAAGAGGACTGGCGACAAGAACCTCGCAACCATAGATAAAGTGGTGGTGGTGTGCTCCGCTTTAGTTAATCTGCAAACCCCTATCATTAAGAATTCTCAGCGCAGAAGTGCTTCATAA